The genomic stretch GACATCCGTATCTGGACGCCGCCGGCGAAGTAATCGCCGCCCTAGTGCAGCAGACGCTCGCGCTGTTTCACCTGTTCAATCACCGGGACTGCCCATGACTTCTGCCGAGACCCGTTCGCCGCTTCGGCAACTGCATCTGAACGTCAACATTCTGCACTCGGGCTTCCTGCCGTCGGCGTGGCGTGTTGCCGAAGCGGACCCCAACGCCTTCGTCGATGTCGCGCACTACGTGCGAGTTGCGCAGATTGCCGAAGCCGCGAAGTTCGACGCGGTGTTTCTCGCCGACAATGCGTCAATCGCCGATCAGATCGGCTTTCGCCCGATCACCGCGCTCGAGCCCACCGTGCTGCTCGCGTGCGTCGCGGCGGCCACCACGCATATTGGCGTGATCGGCACCGCGTCGACGAGTTATAACGAGCCGTACAACATTGCCCGGCGTTTCTCGACACTCGACCACGTCAGTGCGGGCCGCGCCGGCTGGAACGTCGTGACGACCGCCGACCTCGGGTCGGCGCGCAATTTCGGCTATACGGCTGTGCCCGATCATGCTGAACGCTATGCGCGGGCCGCCGAATTCACCGAGTTGGTCAAGGCGCTGTGGGATAGCTGGGAAGACGGTGCGCTGCTTGGCAACAAACTCGATGGCCGCTTTGTCGATACCGAGCGTGTTCATCCCGTCGCGCATCGCGGCAAATACTTCAACGTGGAAGGACCGCTGAACCTGCCGCGCTCGCCGCAGGGACATCCGGTGCTGGTGCAGGCCGGCGGCTCGGCTGACGGTCGCGAACTTGCCGCACGGCATGCCGAGGCGGTGTTTTCCGCATCGCAGTCGTTCGACGAATCGCTGGCGTACGCACGCGATTTGAAGGCGCGCGCCGCGGCGTATGGACGTGCACCGGTCAAGATCTTGCCTGGACTGACGACGATCGTCGGTGCAACCGAAGCCGATGCGCTGCGACGTCGCGACGAACTCGTCGATCTGATTCCGTGGACGTATAGCCTGAACCGGCTCGCGGGCACGCTCGGCATCGGCGTGGAGCGGCTGCACCTGGACGAGCCGCTGCCGCAGGATCTTGCGTTGCCGGGTGGCGGCAGCGGCAACCACACCTTCTTTCACGCGATGCTCGCGCAGGCGCGGCGCCACGGTTACACGGTGCGCGAACTGATCCGCTCGATGGCGGGCGGCACGGGGCATCGCGTGATTGTCGGCACGCCCGAGCAGATCGCGGACGATATCGAACATTGGTTCAGGGAGGGCGCCGCCGATGGCTTCAATCTGATGCCCGATGTTCTGCCGGGCGGCTTGCAGGATTTCGTCGACGGTGTTGTGCCGATCTTGCGTCAGCGCGGCATTTTCCGCAGCGAGTATGAAGGCCGTACCCTGCGCGAGCATCTTGGGCTGACGCGGCCGGATAATGGAAGGTTGTGGCTGAAGACGGCGTAGGGCAGCAATTGCAACGTGACCGACGGGCCGTTGATACATGAATCTTCGCGCAGAAATCTGATTGATACCGTCGAACCAGCTGCTTCCGGGGCGACAAGTCCTAAGGCCGCGAAAGCGGCCTTAGTGATTTTAGCTTGCGTGATCGGTCTATTGACTTGACGCCGTCTGTCGCGCTACGCCGAAGCGCTCGTTATGCGCGGTCCCATTCAGATAGAAGTTGCCGATCGCGGCCTCGCGAATGATGGCCGGATTGTGCGACGCCAGCACGCGTGCATTACGCCAGTAGCGATCGAAGCGACGCGTCTCGCTGGTCGCCGATGCGCCGCCCACTTCGAACAGCAATGTAGCGGCTTCCAGCGTTTGCTCGATGACGATCTGCTGTGCCTGGAAGGTCTGGATATCCAGGCGGATATAGGTTTGCTCATCGGCGCGGCCTGCCTGTCGCGCGACCGAGACATCATCGATTGCGCGCGCGAGCGACGTGCTGATGCTCTGCGTCGAATAGGCGAGGCTGGCGAGGCGGCCGACTACACGATGCACCAGAGGATTGTCGCG from Paraburkholderia sp. IMGN_8 encodes the following:
- a CDS encoding LLM class flavin-dependent oxidoreductase, which translates into the protein MTSAETRSPLRQLHLNVNILHSGFLPSAWRVAEADPNAFVDVAHYVRVAQIAEAAKFDAVFLADNASIADQIGFRPITALEPTVLLACVAAATTHIGVIGTASTSYNEPYNIARRFSTLDHVSAGRAGWNVVTTADLGSARNFGYTAVPDHAERYARAAEFTELVKALWDSWEDGALLGNKLDGRFVDTERVHPVAHRGKYFNVEGPLNLPRSPQGHPVLVQAGGSADGRELAARHAEAVFSASQSFDESLAYARDLKARAAAYGRAPVKILPGLTTIVGATEADALRRRDELVDLIPWTYSLNRLAGTLGIGVERLHLDEPLPQDLALPGGGSGNHTFFHAMLAQARRHGYTVRELIRSMAGGTGHRVIVGTPEQIADDIEHWFREGAADGFNLMPDVLPGGLQDFVDGVVPILRQRGIFRSEYEGRTLREHLGLTRPDNGRLWLKTA